The following proteins come from a genomic window of Anopheles ziemanni chromosome 3, idAnoZiCoDA_A2_x.2, whole genome shotgun sequence:
- the LOC131285801 gene encoding titin homolog — MRLSCGVLVLPALLALVAARDERAYRGGKAEYRKADRKGQTQFNHQITLDGVARGCFGYVDGEGSFFATHWIADEAGYRTFNLSNPDKVTTERVKIHNGGKDDPISDFFPIDCTEKGDMGRLKRMGEEIKKEFESSNDNEDDDRNAPEDSKGKSKPKKGSSKDADDKNPSEKKEKLRLVNVRDPDSYRKPARKPSGGKKPVKSQRKPTKEPDASKQDPKDVNEPSKADKTDPKQDPKSAKDPSKADEKEDDKDKPEASPKKESTDPKQDPKSAKDPSKADEKEDDKEKPEASPKKGSTDPKQDPKSAKDLSKADEKEDDKEKPEASPKKGSTDPKQDPKSAKDPSKADEKEDDKDEPEASPKKGSTDPKQDPKSAKDPSKADEKEDDKEKPEASPKKGSSDPKQDPSKADEKEDDKEKPEASPKKGSTDPKQDPKSAKHPSKADEKEDDKEKPEASPKKDSKQDPKSAKDPSKADEKEDDKDEPEASPKKGSTDPKQDPKSAKDPSKADEKEDDKEKPEASPKKGSSDPKQDPSKADEKEDDKEKPEASPKKGSTDPKQDPKSAKDPSKADEKEDDKEKPEASPKKDSKQDPKSAKDPSKADEKEDDKDEPEASPKKGSTDPKQDPKSAKDPSKADEKEDDKENPEASPKKLPIDPKQDPKSAKDPSKADEKEDDKDKPEASPKKGSSDPKQDPSKADEKEDDKEKPEASPKKGSTDPKQDPKSAKDPSKADEKEDDKEKPEASPKKDSKQDPKSAKDPSKADEKEDDKDEPEASPKKGSTDPKQDPKSAKDPSKADEKKDDKENPEASPKKLPIDPKQDPKSAKDPSKADEKEDDKEKPEASPKKESTDPKQDPKSAKDPSKADEKEDDKEKSEASPKKGSTDPKQDPKSAKDPSKADEKEDDKEKPEASPKKLPIDPKQDPKSAKDPSKADEKEDDKEKPEASPKKESTDPKQDPKSAKDPSKADEKEDDKDEPEASPKKGSTDPKQDPKTAKDPSKADEKEDDKEKPEASPKKLPIDPKQDPKSAKDPSKADEKEDDKEKPEASPKKGSTDPKQDPKSAKDPSKADEKEDDKEKPDASPKKGSIDPKQDPKSAKDPSKADEKEDDKDEPEASPKKESTDPKQDPKSAKDPSKADEKEDDKEKPEASPKKLPIDPKQDPKSAKDPSKADEKEDDKDKPEASPKKGSSDPKQDPSKADEKEDDKEKPEASPKKGSTDPKQDPKSAKDPSKADEKEDDKDKPEASSKKESTDPKQDPKSAKDPSKADEKEDDKEKPEASPKKGSTDPKQDPKSAKEPSKADEKEDDKDKPEASPKKGSSDPKQDPSKADEKEDDKEKPEASPKKGSTDPKQDPKSAKDPSKADEKEDDKEKPEASSKKESTDPKQDPKSAKDPSKADEKEDDKEKPEASPKKGSTDPKQDPKSAKEPSKADEKEDDKEKPEASPKKLPIDPKQDPKSAKDPSKADEKEDDKEEPEASPKKLPIDPKQNPKSAKDPSKADEKEDDKEKPEASPKKGSTDPKQDPKSTKEPSKADEKEDDKDKPEASPKKESIDPKQDPKSAKDPSKADEKEDDKDKPEASPKKGSTDPKQDPKSAKEPSMADEKEDDKEKPEASPKKLPIDPKQDPKSAKDPSKADEKEDDKDKPEASPKKESTDPKQDPKSAKDPSKADEKEDDKEKPEASPKKGSTDPKQDPKSAKEPSKADEKEDDKEKPEASPKKLPIDPKQNPKSAKDPSKADEKEDDKDKPEASPKKESIDPKQDPKSAKDPSKADEKEDDKDKPEVSPKKESTDPKQDPKSAKDPSKADEKEDDKEKPEASPKKGSTDPKQDPKSAKDPSKADEKEDDKEKPEASPKKLPIDPKQNPKSAKDPSKADEKEDDKEKPEASPIKESTDPKQDAKSAKDPSKADEKEDDKPTARNGPSPAQFSPDGPPFEDESHSPSNIKVSDSNDVAPSISRVLPVAQEPLLINVPDVAPEKQAPAAPKAAPSSVNSDVYDEVDDDADTDAVDAVAPGSSKTPEQDSCIEIVLKVPADARHVVVRTDDPKFKSQGSASTSDMVRKIAPGVYDIVLSKFNKVTLEQYGEPKGVEESGPFSLGKSFNYNDLSAKPKDSKKRPSNSGKPYLPKQGKALEDEENSRYRRRIPDRFLAIGRGA; from the exons ATGCGTCTGAGCTGCGGCGTG TTGGTTCTTCCAGCTCTTCTAGCTCTCGTAGCCGCAAGAGATGAACGAGCATACAGAGGAG GTAAAGCCGAGTACAGAAAGGCTGATCGCAAAGGTCAAACGCAATTCAACCATCAAATAACGCTCGACGGTGTCGCACGGGGATGCTTCGGCTATGTCGATGGCGAGGGAAGTTTCTTTGCCACCCACTGGATAGCAGATGAAGCTGGATACCGAACGTTCAATCTGTCCAATCCGGACAAAGTAACGACAGAACGTGTGAAAATTCACAA CGGAGGAAAAGATGATCCCATTTCGGATTTTTTCCCTATCGACTGCACTGAGAAGGGCGATATGGGAAGGCTGAAGCGCATGGGTGAGGAGATTAAGAAAGAATTCGAAAGTAGTAATGATAACGAAGACGACGATCGGAATGCACCTGAAGATTCAAAAGGCAAGTCAAAACCGAAAAAGGGCTCTTCTAAAGATGCTGACGATAAAAATCcgtcagaaaaaaaagaaaaactacgcCTGGTTAATGTTCGCGACCCTGACTCTTACCGGAAACCGGCAAGAAAGCCAAGTGGAGGTAAAAAACCCGTGAAATCGCAAAGAAAACCTACCAAGGAACCTGATGCGTCCAAGCAAGATCCAAAAGATGTAAACGAACCAAGCAAGGCTGATAAAACTGATCCTAAGCAAGATCCGAAGTCGGCAAAGGACCCAAGCAAGGCTGATGAGAAGGAAGACGACAAGGATAAGCCTGAGGCATCTCCAAAGAAGGAATCGACCGATCCTAAGCAAGATCCGAAGTCGGCAAAGGACCCAAGCAAGGCTGATGAGAAGGAAGACGACAAGGAGAAGCCTGAGGCATCTCCGAAGAAGGGATCGACCGATCCCAAGCAAGATCCGAAGTCAGCAAAGGACCTCAGCAAGGCTGATGAGAAGGAAGACGACAAGGAGAAGCCTGAGGCATCTCCGAAGAAGGGATCGACCGATCCCAAGCAAGATCCGAAGTCGGCAAAGGACCCAAGCAAGGCTGATGAGAAGGAAGACGATAAGGATGAGCCTGAGGCGTCTCCGAAGAAGGGATCGACCGATCCCAAGCAAGATCCGAAGTCGGCAAAGGACCCCAGCAAGGCTGATGAGAAGGAAGATGACAAGGAGAAGCCTGAGGCATCTCCGAAGAAGGGATCATCCGATCCTAAGCAAGATCCAAGCAAGGCTGATGAGAAGGAAGACGACAAGGAGAAGCCTGAGGCATCTCCGAAGAAGGGATCGACCGATCCCAAGCAAGATCCGAAGTCGGCAAAGCACCCAAGCAAAGCTGACGAGAAGGAAGACGACAAGGAGAAGCCTGAGGCATCTCCGAAGAAGGATTCTAAGCAAGATCCGAAGTCGGCAAAGGACCCAAGCAAAGCTGATGAGAAGGAAGACGATAAGGATGAGCCTGAGGCATCTCCGAAGAAGGGATCGACCGATCCCAAGCAAGATCCAAAGTCGGCAAAGGACCCCAGCAAGGCTGATGAGAAGGAAGACGATAAGGAGAAGCCTGAGGCATCTCCGAAGAAGGGATCATCCGATCCTAAGCAAGATCCAAGCAAGGCTGATGAGAAGGAAGACGACAAGGAGAAGCCTGAGGCATCTCCGAAGAAGGGATCGACCGATCCCAAGCAAGATCCGAAGTCGGCAAAGGACCCAAGCAAAGCTGACGAGAAGGAAGACGACAAGGAGAAGCCTGAGGCATCTCCGAAGAAGGATTCTAAGCAAGATCCGAAGTCGGCAAAGGACCCAAGCAAAGCTGATGAGAAGGAAGACGATAAGGATGAGCCTGAGGCATCTCCGAAGAAGGGATCGACCGATCCCAAGCAAGATCCGAAGTCGGCAAAGGACCCAAGCAAGGCTGATGAGAAGGAAGACGACAAGGAGAACCCTGAGGCGTCTCCGAAGAAGTTACCGATCGATCCCAAGCAAGATCCAAAGTCGGCAAAGGACCCCAGCAAGGCTGATGAGAAGGAAGACGATAAGGATAAGCCTGAGGCATCTCCGAAGAAGGGATCGTCCGATCCTAAGCAAGATCCAAGCAAGGCTGATGAGAAGGAAGACGACAAGGAGAAGCCTGAGGCATCTCCGAAGAAGGGATCGACCGATCCCAAGCAAGATCCGAAGTCGGCAAAGGACCCAAGCAAGGCTGACGAGAAGGAAGACGACAAGGAGAAGCCTGAGGCATCTCCGAAGAAGGATTCTAAGCAAGATCCGAAGTCGGCAAAGGACCCAAGCAAAGCTGATGAGAAGGAAGACGATAAGGATGAGCCTGAGGCATCTCCGAAGAAGGGATCGACCGATCCCAAGCAAGATCCGAAGTCGGCAAAGGACCCAAGCAAGGCTGATGAGAAGAAAGACGACAAGGAGAACCCTGAGGCGTCTCCGAAGAAGTTACCGATCGATCCCAAGCAAGATCCAAAGTCGGCAAAGGACCCCAGCAAGGCTGATGAGAAGGAAGACGATAAGGAGAAGCCTGAGGCATCTCCGAAGAAGGAATCGACCGATCCTAAGCAAGATCCGAAGTCAGCAAAGGACCCCAGCAAGGCTGATGAGAAGGAAGACGACAAGGAGAAGTCTGAGGCATCTCCGAAGAAGGGATCGACCGATCCCAAGCAAGATCCGAAGTCGGCAAAGGACCCAAGCAAGGCTGATGAGAAGGAAGACGACAAGGAGAAGCCTGAGGCATCTCCGAAGAAGTTACCGATCGATCCCAAGCAAGATCCAAAGTCGGCAAAGGACCCCAGCAAGGCTGATGAGAAGGAAGACGATAAGGAGAAGCCTGAGGCATCTCCGAAGAAGGAATCGACCGATCCTAAGCAAGATCCGAAGTCAGCAAAGGACCCCAGCAAGGCTGATGAGAAGGAAGACGATAAGGATGAGCCTGAGGCGTCTCCGAAGAAGGGATCGACCGATCCCAAGCAAGATCCGAAGACGGCAAAGGACCCAAGCAAGGCTGATGAGAAGGAAGACGATAAGGAGAAGCCTGAGGCATCTCCGAAGAAGTTACCGATCGATCCCAAGCAAGATCCAAAGTCGGCAAAGGACCCCAGCAAGGCTGATGAGAAGGAAGACGACAAGGAGAAGCCTGAGGCATCTCCGAAGAAGGGATCGACCGATCCTAAGCAAGATCCGAAGTCAGCAAAGGACCCCAGCAAGGCTGATGAGAAGGAAGACGACAAGGAGAAGCCTGATGCGTCTCCGAAGAAGGGATCGATCGATCCCAAGCAAGATCCGAAGTCGGCAAAGGACCCAAGCAAGGCTGATGAGAAGGAAGACGATAAGGATGAGCCTGAGGCGTCTCCGAAGAAGGAATCGACCGATCCCAAGCAAGATCCGAAGTCGGCCAAGGACCCCAGCAAGGCTGATGAGAAGGAAGACGACAAGGAGAAGCCTGAGGCGTCTCCGAAGAAGTTACCGATCGATCCCAAGCAAGATCCAAAGTCGGCAAAGGACCCCAGCAAGGCTGATGAGAAGGAAGACGACAAGGATAAGCCTGAGGCATCTCCGAAGAAGGGATCGTCCGATCCTAAGCAAGATCCAAGCAAGGCTGATGAGAAGGAAGACGACAAGGAGAAGCCTGAGGCATCTCCGAAGAAGGGATCGACCGATCCCAAGCAAGATCCGAAGTCAGCAAAGGACCCAAGCAAGGCTGATGAGAAGGAAGACGATAAGGATAAGCCTGAGGCATCTTCGAAGAAGGAATCGACCGATCCCAAGCAAGATCCGAAGTCGGCAAAGGACCCAAGCAAGGCTGATGAGAAGGAAGACGACAAGGAGAAGCCTGAGGCATCTCCGAAGAAGGGATCGACCGATCCTAAGCAAGATCCGAAGTCGGCAAAGGAGCCGAGCAAGGCTGATGAGAAGGAAGACGACAAGGATAAGCCTGAGGCATCTCCAAAGAAGGGATCGTCCGATCCTAAGCAAGATCCAAGCAAGGCTGATGAGAAGGAAGACGACAAGGAGAAGCCTGAGGCATCTCCGAAGAAGGGATCGACCGATCCCAAGCAAGATCCGAAGTCAGCAAAGGACCCAAGCAAGGCTGATGAGAAGGAAGACGATAAGGAGAAGCCTGAGGCATCTTCGAAGAAGGAATCGACCGATCCCAAGCAAGATCCGAAGTCGGCAAAGGACCCAAGCAAGGCTGATGAGAAGGAAGACGACAAGGAGAAGCCTGAGGCATCTCCGAAGAAGGGATCGACCGATCCTAAGCAAGATCCGAAGTCGGCAAAGGAGCCGAGCAAGGCTGATGAGAAGGAAGACGACAAGGAGAAGCCTGAGGCATCTCCGAAGAAGTTACCGATCGATCCCAAGCAAGATCCAAAGTCGGCAAAGGACCCAAGCAAGGCTGATGAGAAGGAAGACGACAAGGAGGAGCCTGAGGCATCTCCGAAGAAGTTACCGATCGATCCCAAGCAAAATCCGAAGTCGGCAAAGGACCCAAGCAAGGCTGATGAGAAGGAAGACGACAAGGAGAAGCCTGAGGCATCTCCGAAGAAGGGATCGACCGATCCTAAGCAAGATCCGAAGTCGACAAAGGAGCCGAGCAAGGCTGATGAGAAGGAAGACGACAAGGATAAGCCTGAGGCTTCTCCGAAGAAGGAATCGATCGATCCCAAGCAAGATCCGAAGTCGGCAAAGGATCCAAGCAAGGCTGATGAGAAGGAAGACGACAAGGATAAGCCTGAGGCATCTCCGAAGAAGGGATCGACCGATCCCAAGCAAGATCCAAAGTCGGCAAAGGAGCCGAGCATGGCTGATGAGAAGGAAGATGACAAGGAGAAGCCCGAGGCATCTCCGAAGAAGTTACCGATCGATCCCAAGCAAGATCCAAAGTCGGCAAAGGACCCCAGCAAGGCGGATGAGAAGGAAGACGACAAGGATAAGCCTGAGGCGTCTCCGAAGAAGGAATCGACCGATCCCAAGCAAGATCCGAAGTCGGCAAAGGACCCAAGCAAGGCTGATGAGAAGGAAGACGACAAGGAGAAGCCTGAGGCGTCTCCGAAGAAGGGATCGACCGATCCCAAGCAAGATCCGAAGTCGGCAAAGGAGCCGAGCAAGGCTGATGAGAAGGAAGATGACAAGGAGAAGCCTGAGGCATCTCCGAAGAAGTTACCGATCGATCCCAAGCAAAATCCGAAGTCGGCAAAGGACCCAAGCAAGGCTGATGAGAAGGAAGACGACAAGGATAAGCCCGAGGCATCTCCGAAGAAGGAATCGATCGATCCCAAGCAAGATCCGAAGTCGGCAAAGGATCCAAGCAAGGCTGATGAGAAGGAAGACGACAAGGATAAGCCTGAGGTATCTCCGAAGAAGGAATCGACCGATCCCAAGCAAGATCCGAAGTCGGCAAAGGACCCAAGCAAGGCTGATGAGAAGGAAGACGACAAGGAGAAGCCTGAGGCATCTCCGAAGAAGGGATCGACCGATCCCAAGCAAGATCCGAAGTCGGCAAAGGACCCAAGCAAGGCTGATGAGAAGGAAGACGACAAGGAGAAGCCTGAGGCATCTCCGAAGAAGTTACCGATCGATCCCAAGCAAAATCCGAAGTCGGCAAAGGACCCAAGCAAGGCTGATGAGAAGGAAGACGACAAGGAGAAGCCTGAGGCATCTCCGATAAAGGAATCGACCGATCCCAAGCAAGATGCAAAGTCGGCGAAGGACCCCAGCAAGGCTGATGAGAAGGAAGACGACAAGCCCACTGCTAGAAACGGACCTAGTCCCGCTCAATTTTCTCCAGACGGACCACCATTTGAAGATGAATCACATTCACCGAGTAATATTAAAGTTAGCGACTCTAACGATGTGGCTCCTTCCATTAGCAGAGTGCTGCCGGTGGCACAAGAGCCATTGCTGATCAACGTTCCTGACGTAGCTCCGGAGAAGCAAGCACCGGCTGCTCCGAAGGCGGCTCCTTCTTCCGTAAATAGTGACGTTTACGATGAGGTTGATGACGACGCAGACACTGACGCAGTGGATGCGGTAGCACCTGGTTCATCGAAAACACCAGAACAGGATAGCTGTATTGAGATCGTGTTAAAGGTGCCCGCCGACGCACGCCACGTCGTCGTACGTACGGATGATCCCAAGTTCAAATCACAGGGTTCTGCATCGACTAGCGACATGGTGCGTAAGATTGCCCCAGGGGTGTATGACATTGTGCTGAGCAAGTTCAACAAGGTGACGTTGGAGCAGTATGGCGAACCGAAGGGCGTGGAAGAATCGGGTCCGTTCAGTTTGGGCAAGTCGTTCAACTACAACGACCTTTCCGCAAAGCCGAAGGACTCCAAGAAACGTCCATCAAACAGCGGTAAACCGTACCTtcccaagcaaggcaaagcgTTGGAAGATGAGGAGAATTCGAGGTATCGTCGACGTATACCGGATCGATTCTTGGCCATTGGAAGAGGCGCGTAG
- the LOC131285802 gene encoding uncharacterized protein LOC131285802: MYKFFLLLATVATCATALHYGDEGIDVKINVEKNSNSYLSGRLPQGSFEYGLDVVKQKDNHFQHKVKGPDDVTYGCYGFVDPDGKPHLVHYVSDLKGYRIVPPESATKIYISRLERSINNVYQASQEKNVQWKDLFFPPACQQLYREQKVATTPRPTPRVFTTTRRPAPTPPRRVAPATTTTPAPVEPEPSSSNLCPSVVQVPPANLAPQPACSAVCDELKSELADIKSKLKTLLDALAEKPSGKAGPKGKGNATFAYFPVMLSDGLPEGVDADSAKFAFPAVPQQCGRQ, encoded by the exons ATGTACAAGTTTTTCTTATTG TTGGCGACGGTGGCAACGTGCGCCACAGCTCTGCACTACGGCGATGAGGGTATCGACGTGAAGATCAACGTGGAGAAGAACTCCAACTCGTACCTGTCCGGGCGGCTGCCGCAGGGTTCGTTCGAGTACGGGCTGGACGTGGTGAAGCAAAAGGACAACCACTTCCAGCACAAGGTGAAGGGACCGGACGATGTGACGTACGGTTGCTACGGGTTCGTCGATCCGGACGGCAAGCCGCACCTGGTGCACTACGTGTCCGACCTGAAGGGCTACCGCATCGTACCGCCGGAGTCCGCCACCAAAATCTACATCTCGCGTCTCGAGCGAAGCAT TAACAACGTCTACCAGGCCTCGCAGGAGAAGAACGTGCAGTGGAAGGACCTGTTTTTCCCACCCGCCTGTCAGCAGCTGTACAGGGAGCAGAAGGTAGCGACCACTCCCCGACCGACACCTCGCGTCTTCACCACCACCCGTCGCCCGGCCCCAACCCCACCGCGTCGTGTAGCCCCCGCGACTACCACCACCCCCGCACCGGTCGAGCCGGAGCCGAGCTCGAGCAACCTCTGCCCGTCGGTCGTGCAGGTCCCGCCAGCCAACCTCGCTCCCCAGCCCGCCTGTTCCGCCGTGTGCGACGAGCTGAAGAGCGAGCTGGCCGACATCAAGTCGAAGCTGAAGACGCTGCTGGATGCGCTGGCGGAGAAACCGAGCGGCAAGGCCGGTCCGAAGGGCAAGGGCAACGCCACGTTCGCCTACTTCCCGGTGATGCTGAGTGACGGGCTGCCGGAGGGCGTCGACGCCGATTCGGCCAAGTTCGCCTTCCCGGCCGTCCCGCAGCAGTGCGGCCGCCAGTGA